GCCGCCGCAACTTGCAGCCCAGTAGAGAGCCAGTTTAATCTTTGCCATGCTTACCCCCCGCGTTGTTCAGGTTCAATGGACCGAGGGCTCTGACCTTCTCCGTCATGTCATTTACTATCGAGGCATACTTAGCGCCTTCAGAAGCAGAAACCCAGCTTAAGCGAAGCCGTTCCTCTTCAATGCCAAACTGGGCTAACATTTTTTTCAGCAATGGCACCCGCCGCATTGTTTTATAGTTTCCCTCAATGTAGTGGCAATCCCCTGGGTGACAGCCGAGAATAAGGACCCCATCGGCACCAGAGCGGAAGGCTTTCAGTACAAAAGACGGCTCAACCCTGGTGCTGCAAGGCACTCTGATGACCCTCACATTTGGGGCAGAGTGTATGCGTGCAATGCCAGCAAGATCAGCCCCGCGGTAAGAGCACCAGTTACACAAGAACCCAACGATCTTTGGTTCCCAGCTCATAGCCATACCTCCTAAGCTCGTACTTTCAAGTATGGGTCAAGTACCTTAGTCACCGGCGAGATATTCTTCTTCAGCCCTAGTTCTGCTGGCTTTAGTCCGAAGGCAACTCCCATCAGTTGAGTGACGGCTATTATCGGCATTTCGAAT
The window above is part of the Chloroflexota bacterium genome. Proteins encoded here:
- a CDS encoding hydrogenase iron-sulfur subunit, yielding MAMSWEPKIVGFLCNWCSYRGADLAGIARIHSAPNVRVIRVPCSTRVEPSFVLKAFRSGADGVLILGCHPGDCHYIEGNYKTMRRVPLLKKMLAQFGIEEERLRLSWVSASEGAKYASIVNDMTEKVRALGPLNLNNAGGKHGKD